AATTAAGTCTGTGCATAACCATATATACTTCTAAGAACTAATAAGGTCAGCATAACCCCATTTATCATCATCCAAATaaacataacatatacataGATACACagattaaatgtatatatagttacaaATTAAGTTTGTAGTAGAGTACCTTCTTTTGGTCTTTTCCATGGTAGCTTTAATAGCAAGAGCAGGGGCACTATCAGGTGCATAAAGCTTAAGAGAACTTTCCAACTTCTTAAGCTGTTGTTTCTCCCTTTTGGCAAACTGCTTAGACTCTTTACAAGGAGTTAGTCCAGAGATATCAGCCAATGCTGGAAGTGCAGGCACAGTTGAAGAAACCAAGATTGAAGAAAGTGCAAGTGCAGCTGACAATGCTTTCAAAGACCCTTCACCATTATTCTTGGTTTTGTCTTCTGAAGAACAAACAATGCTACTTGGGCTGCTGGTCAACTTTGACCTGGTGGATGATGATTTGGAGATTTCTAGTGGCTGAATGAAGCTTGTGGAGATTGTGAATGACATGTTGGTTTTTTAATGATGTCTGctgtgtttgatgaaattgtttttttgaaagaatGAAAATGTGATGAGATGTAGGAGCAAGAAATAGTAATGAATGGATGTAAGATATCTGTTGGATAAGATATGGGAAGATGAGTTGGAAGATTGTTATTGGTGGATAATTGTGATGTTAGTGGTTGTGCTTGGTTTGCAATCCATTTTgcatattttttgtttgaaagatCATGACACTTGGCTATGTCTTCACAGATTTATTAATATCGTTATATTTAACTTACAAAAATGGTCTAAAGTTGAAGTAGAATTCACTTTTGATCCTTTGAGTCGCATAAAGTTACATTTGtagaattttttattaaaaagttcaTTTCGAATTATTTTTTTAGCTCATAATATAACGATGAGTACCACCCAGGGTAGACTATGTTACACACTTACACTAGTAGAGTGACATATTCAAGAAAACAACCCCATATGCATGTTGCCCATAAAGATCATCCATGACTTGTAAGTAAAACTCcaaatatatttacaatttCATTtgcttaaatatattttgacatacgatatataattatatattagtaaATGGAATAAAAATCAAGAAAGTTATATCAGAAGACAATAATAttatcattcaaatatttaacataaatttGGGAAGGCAAAATTACTGTTATATTTGTCTCATGTATAGTATCAAGCTTATTAGTTAAAATTTTCATTGTACCActcaaattttataataaaaagttctttatttattgatattataatatttaaaattttcttaactatatatattatgattttttctataaatattgTATTCTATATGTACGTATTCAGTTGTCACGTCATCTTTTTTATACATGTAGATTGTCACGTAGTAATGAAAGtctaaacaataaataacaaaGTATCTTTTTtagatataactatataagtgtTAGCTTTAACAGAAAGTTAGTCAATAGTTTTCTGATTAAACATTCAATTAATTGTTCTTTTGTTCACCACACGCCCTAAGTTTATACAAAACTATAGGCACAAGATACTTCCGGTACAAATGTACAATAGATAAGTAAAAAATGAATGGCCCAAATCATCCTATCAAGGTGGCTTTTAGTGGACAGTTATTCAGGCTTAATTGATTCCATTAATGGGCCACTTTAGCCAAGACTCTAAGACAAATCAAATTGACCGGATATCAATACGtacttctatatatatctatatttatctatctatatctataattatgTATACTCCCTTATATagcattttgaagttttatttatggtatgtcttaaaaaattaagcatacttttttttcttccaaaaaacccctttcactatatatggttctcaaaatggtCCCCCGTACACTACAACATTGAATTACCGtatctacccttataacaaattgtcactcctaaaacaaaattccgcctCAACGTACAGGTATTATGctcgtatattataaagcagatttttctttaaattttcaacattaaccttaaattttaatattaaatttaagtacttccccaaaatgtctctcatatatattctatatttacctaaaataactataataccctttcttttttctcaaatcttaaccaatcatttttttctctcatacataaatcatttttattcttttaattcattcaaaatattttatctcaaaaaccgtacatcgaaaaattataaaaattacatgGGTGTTCTAAAATTTCATATTCTTTCATTAAAGTgatcattcgatatattttcgattaatttttaaattcaagggcggagcccgtacagcTAAGGGAGAAGCCCGTCTGGTAGATCACCCtatcaccgccaccgccgccgccattacatcaccaccccgtcATCGatcacctccatcaccgccgcaacgcgcgggtaccgttctcgtactatcttataaaacattttgtcattttttaaaatctcaaaagatgatttgaactacctaaattttCTCATTCTTTatccactaatttaaacatctctaacTAATATACCTATGAtactcttaaatctcaaccactcattttttttctctttctaaaatctcaaccacccattatttttttctctgtccctataaatcattttattactataattcattgaaaatattttatctcaaaaaccgtatatcaataaattataaaaattgtgtgggtgttcttaaaatttcattttctttcattagagatgtcattcgatataccttCGACGAGcttttaaatccgaaggcggagcccgtactgctaaagcatttgactattacactctatgacttattaGCTTTATAACTTATCACCGATTTCACCCACATCTCATAAACACAAGGCGCGGATATTATAAAATAACGATGACTCTATTTATTATCACcgtatacaaaataaaaaaccgCGTAAATAATTTCCAAACggtaaataaaaatcaaaagaagCGTAAAGCGCGTAGCGTTACATCAACGCGGTAAATCAAAACCGCCTTAAAGATTAACCGcgatatgtatatattattacctTACATTACATACACAAATTAGCTCCAAATTTCTCCCTGGTATGTTTTTCGAATTTTATATATCTTCGAACTTGTTTGTATTTCGATTATAATTTCTGTTTTCAAGTTCACAATAATTTAGGGTTTTATgttatttagggttttaaagtCTTGTTGTTGATCTGGTCGtaatttttagggtttatattGTGCAAATTATTTCTTTGatattgtattttataaaatCGTTTACATTATCAATTTAGATCATGAATTTTTGCATGTTTTTTTaggtttatttatatatattttatcaaataataataactatcaTCAACAGAACCAGAATCTGCACTCAGCATTCTTGCCTATAAATTTGGATAGCTTTTGAATAGTTGATGATTAGTTTGAtgaaatatatactataaattgtATCTTTTTGGAAACACTTATATCGAAAAACCATCAACAACGACCGCTTGATGTACAATACTGTCGCCGCCTATAAATTTGTTGCCTTTCGATAGTTGATTGGTTTTTAGATATAAAACGGTAATCCTGAAGACATGTTTTACAAGTTATTATCTGTTTTGGTAtgcatttagttttttttatgtgatttgtatttacttattcaatTATTGCCATTTTATATCGAAAAACCATCAACAACGACCACTTGATGTGCAATACTGTCGCTGCCTATAAATTTGTTGCCTTTCGATAGTTTATTggttttttgatataaaacGGTAATCTTGGTGACATGTTTTACAAGTGATTATCTGTTTTGGTACgcatttagattttttttatttgatttgtatCTATTCAATCgttgccatttttttttatcgaaaAACCATCAACAACGGCCGCTTGATGTGCAATACTGTCGCTGCCTACAAATCTGCTGCCTTACGATAGTTGATTGGTTTTTAGATATAGAACAGTAATCTTGGAGATATGTTTTACAAGTGATTATTTGTTTTGGTAtacatttggttttttttatttgatttgtatttatttctCCAATCATTGCCATTTTATATCGAAAAACTATCAATAACGACCACATGGTGTGCAATACTGTCGCTGCCTTCAAATTTGTTGCCTTTCAATAgttgattgttttttttatgtataaaacaGTAATCTTGGAGACATGTTTTACAAGTGATTCTCTGTTTTGGTAtgcattttgttttatttatttgatttgtatttactTCTCCAATCATTGCCATTTTATATCGAAAAACCATCAACAATGAGTGCTTGATGTCCAATACTGTCGCTGCCTACAAGTCTGTTGCCTTCCGATAGTTGATTGggtttttgatataaaacaGTAATCTTGGAGACATGTTTTATAAGTGATTACCTGTTTTggtatgctt
The sequence above is drawn from the Erigeron canadensis isolate Cc75 chromosome 4, C_canadensis_v1, whole genome shotgun sequence genome and encodes:
- the LOC122594926 gene encoding photosystem I reaction center subunit III, chloroplastic, which translates into the protein MSFTISTSFIQPLEISKSSSTRSKLTSSPSSIVCSSEDKTKNNGEGSLKALSAALALSSILVSSTVPALPALADISGLTPCKESKQFAKREKQQLKKLESSLKLYAPDSAPALAIKATMEKTKRRFDNYGKQGLLCGSDGLPHLIVSGDQRHWGEFITPGILFLYIAGWIGWVGRSYLIAIRDEKKPTQKEIIIDVPLASRLVFRGFSWPVAAYREFLNGELIDPTV